From a region of the Hypanus sabinus isolate sHypSab1 chromosome 2, sHypSab1.hap1, whole genome shotgun sequence genome:
- the pigx gene encoding phosphatidylinositol-glycan biosynthesis class X protein isoform X4, whose translation MGGLRVLFLLLSARVCAGVAQDGDPLYSEPWLQSVSLNRSIVKNGFHRELLIDVKLNEGAHRDCCIMIKEQLPQGLYVDPYELASLHEHSNAKVFVQKEIDIEAPAYLSPVHTVIIYLNPDPSNPGHFVGTVPVHIRYHRPTATEETNTLVILTHPHLMIHCQRDNPVQVRWNLSVSEDRCSVSNPSAYQWVNITYQNVVEILTLEVPVGQKKHALVVTAATLLSTVLCCSLLLRVVWMHGQFES comes from the exons ATGGGCGGGCTGCGTGTGCTCTTCCTGCTGCTGTCCGCCCGTGTTTGTGCGGGCGTCGCTCAGG ATGGTGACCCCTTGTACTCCGAACCCTGGCTACAATCAGTGAGTCTGAACAGGAGTATTGTCAAGAATGGGTTTCATCG GGAGCTACTGATAGACGTTAAGCTTAATGAAGGTGCTCACCGTGACTGCTGCATTATGATTAAGGAGCAATTGCCCCAAGGACTTTATGTAGATCCATATGAGCTTGCATCACTGCATGAACATAGCAATGCAAAG GTATTTGTTCAGAAGGAGATCGATATTGAAGCTCCAGCATACCTATCACCTGTGCACACAGTTATCATCTACCTCAATCCTGACCCTAGCAACCCTGGACATTTTGTCGGCACAGTCCCAGTGCACATACGGTACCATCGACCAACTGCTACAGAGGAAACCAACACACTGGTCATCCTTACGCATCCACACTTGATGATTCACTGCCAAAGAG ATAATCCAGTACAGGTAAGATGGAACCTTAGTGTGTCTGAAGATCGCTGCTCAGTGAGCAACCCCAGTGCCTATCAGTGGGTGAATATTACCTATCAGAAT GTTGTAGAAATCTTAACACTCGAGGTTCCTGTTGGGCAGAAGAAGCATGCGTTGGTTGTGACAGCTGCGACATTACTGTCTACCGTTCTGTGCTGCAGTCTACTTTTGAGAGTTGTATGGATGCATGGCCAGTTTGAATCCTAA
- the pigx gene encoding phosphatidylinositol-glycan biosynthesis class X protein isoform X2 yields MGKGSGPGWWSGGEDAVLFLLLSARRSGSVIMIHQPLLISLRKGRPFRGCALGSPTNGGILPRLLEPGLSVFDGDPLYSEPWLQSVSLNRSIVKNGFHRELLIDVKLNEGAHRDCCIMIKEQLPQGLYVDPYELASLHEHSNAKVFVQKEIDIEAPAYLSPVHTVIIYLNPDPSNPGHFVGTVPVHIRYHRPTATEETNTLVILTHPHLMIHCQRDNPVQVRWNLSVSEDRCSVSNPSAYQWVNITYQNVVEILTLEVPVGQKKHALVVTAATLLSTVLCCSLLLRVVWMHGQFES; encoded by the exons ATGGGCAAAGGGTCCGGCCCCGGATGGTGGTCGGGAGGGGAGGACGCTGTGCTCTTCCTGCTGCTGTCCGCCCGTCGCTCAGG CTCTGTAATAATGATTCACCAACCTCTCCTCATCTCACTTCGaaagggacgtccctttagaggCTGTGCCCTGGGATCCCCTACGAACGGAGGCATCCTCCCACGTCTACTCGagccaggcctttcagtattcg ATGGTGACCCCTTGTACTCCGAACCCTGGCTACAATCAGTGAGTCTGAACAGGAGTATTGTCAAGAATGGGTTTCATCG GGAGCTACTGATAGACGTTAAGCTTAATGAAGGTGCTCACCGTGACTGCTGCATTATGATTAAGGAGCAATTGCCCCAAGGACTTTATGTAGATCCATATGAGCTTGCATCACTGCATGAACATAGCAATGCAAAG GTATTTGTTCAGAAGGAGATCGATATTGAAGCTCCAGCATACCTATCACCTGTGCACACAGTTATCATCTACCTCAATCCTGACCCTAGCAACCCTGGACATTTTGTCGGCACAGTCCCAGTGCACATACGGTACCATCGACCAACTGCTACAGAGGAAACCAACACACTGGTCATCCTTACGCATCCACACTTGATGATTCACTGCCAAAGAG ATAATCCAGTACAGGTAAGATGGAACCTTAGTGTGTCTGAAGATCGCTGCTCAGTGAGCAACCCCAGTGCCTATCAGTGGGTGAATATTACCTATCAGAAT GTTGTAGAAATCTTAACACTCGAGGTTCCTGTTGGGCAGAAGAAGCATGCGTTGGTTGTGACAGCTGCGACATTACTGTCTACCGTTCTGTGCTGCAGTCTACTTTTGAGAGTTGTATGGATGCATGGCCAGTTTGAATCCTAA
- the pigx gene encoding phosphatidylinositol-glycan biosynthesis class X protein isoform X1, with amino-acid sequence MGKGSGPGWWSGGEDAVLFLLLSARVCAGVAQGKDGQRVRPRMVVGRGGRCALPAAVRPSLRVRMGKGSGPGWWSGGEDAVLFLLLSARVCAGVAQDGDPLYSEPWLQSVSLNRSIVKNGFHRELLIDVKLNEGAHRDCCIMIKEQLPQGLYVDPYELASLHEHSNAKVFVQKEIDIEAPAYLSPVHTVIIYLNPDPSNPGHFVGTVPVHIRYHRPTATEETNTLVILTHPHLMIHCQRDNPVQVRWNLSVSEDRCSVSNPSAYQWVNITYQNVVEILTLEVPVGQKKHALVVTAATLLSTVLCCSLLLRVVWMHGQFES; translated from the exons ATGGGCAAAGGGTCCGGCCCCGGATGGTGGTCGGGAGGGGAGGACGCTGTGCTCTTCCTGCTGCTGTCCGCCCGTGTTTGTGCGGGCGTCGCTCAGGGTAAGGATGGGCAAAGGGTCCGGCCCCGGATGGTGGTCGGGAGGGGAGGACGCTGTGCTCTTCCTGCTGCTGTCCGCCCGTCGCTCAGGGTAAGGATGGGCAAAGGGTCCGGCCCCGGATGGTGGTCGGGAGGGGAGGACGCTGTGCTCTTCCTGCTGCTGTCCGCCCGTGTTTGTGCGGGCGTCGCTCAGG ATGGTGACCCCTTGTACTCCGAACCCTGGCTACAATCAGTGAGTCTGAACAGGAGTATTGTCAAGAATGGGTTTCATCG GGAGCTACTGATAGACGTTAAGCTTAATGAAGGTGCTCACCGTGACTGCTGCATTATGATTAAGGAGCAATTGCCCCAAGGACTTTATGTAGATCCATATGAGCTTGCATCACTGCATGAACATAGCAATGCAAAG GTATTTGTTCAGAAGGAGATCGATATTGAAGCTCCAGCATACCTATCACCTGTGCACACAGTTATCATCTACCTCAATCCTGACCCTAGCAACCCTGGACATTTTGTCGGCACAGTCCCAGTGCACATACGGTACCATCGACCAACTGCTACAGAGGAAACCAACACACTGGTCATCCTTACGCATCCACACTTGATGATTCACTGCCAAAGAG ATAATCCAGTACAGGTAAGATGGAACCTTAGTGTGTCTGAAGATCGCTGCTCAGTGAGCAACCCCAGTGCCTATCAGTGGGTGAATATTACCTATCAGAAT GTTGTAGAAATCTTAACACTCGAGGTTCCTGTTGGGCAGAAGAAGCATGCGTTGGTTGTGACAGCTGCGACATTACTGTCTACCGTTCTGTGCTGCAGTCTACTTTTGAGAGTTGTATGGATGCATGGCCAGTTTGAATCCTAA
- the cep19 gene encoding centrosomal protein of 19 kDa yields the protein MTYIPRKCGIKFKPPTIVLIYEDESTKKTRQRLIPIRNFSRFSDCYRAAEEIKNNPRHQVYLNGVSQQQLQKLLHLLRDSLNGLSLEKSLEAFMRTNSINPEEDLNKLDDNELAKKKKIMDELFEKNQRKPSDPEFVYDLEVDFPQDDQIESCGWDDEEQDGEI from the exons ATGACCTATATTCCAAGAAAGTGTGGTATTAAATTTAAGCCACCTACTATTGTTTTAATCTATGAAGATGAAAGTACTAAGAAGACTCGGCAAAGACTGATACCTATTCGAAATTTCTCCAGATTTTCAG ATTGCTACCGAGCCGCAGAAGAGATTAAGAATAACCCTCGACACCAAGTATATCTAAATGGAGTGTCACAACAGCAGCTGCAGAAATTGTTACACCTACTGAGGGATAGCCTGAATGGGCTGAGTCTTGAAAAAAGTTTGGAGGCATTCATGAGGACGAACTCTATTAACCCAGAGGAGGACCTCAATAAACTTGATGACAATGAATtggcaaaaaagaaaaaaataatggaTGAACTGTTTGAAAAGAACCAGCGAAAACCCAGTGACCCAGAATTTGTTTATGACCTGGAAGTTGACTTTCCACAGGATGACCAAATCGAGTCATGTGGCTGGGATGATGAAGAGCAAGATGGAGAGATTTGA
- the pigx gene encoding phosphatidylinositol-glycan biosynthesis class X protein isoform X3: MVVGRGGRCALPAAVRPCLCGRRSGSVIMIHQPLLISLRKGRPFRGCALGSPTNGGILPRLLEPGLSVFDGDPLYSEPWLQSVSLNRSIVKNGFHRELLIDVKLNEGAHRDCCIMIKEQLPQGLYVDPYELASLHEHSNAKVFVQKEIDIEAPAYLSPVHTVIIYLNPDPSNPGHFVGTVPVHIRYHRPTATEETNTLVILTHPHLMIHCQRDNPVQVRWNLSVSEDRCSVSNPSAYQWVNITYQNVVEILTLEVPVGQKKHALVVTAATLLSTVLCCSLLLRVVWMHGQFES, from the exons ATGGTGGTCGGGAGGGGAGGACGCTGTGCTCTTCCTGCTGCTGTCCGCCCGTGTTTGTGCGGGCGTCGCTCAGG CTCTGTAATAATGATTCACCAACCTCTCCTCATCTCACTTCGaaagggacgtccctttagaggCTGTGCCCTGGGATCCCCTACGAACGGAGGCATCCTCCCACGTCTACTCGagccaggcctttcagtattcg ATGGTGACCCCTTGTACTCCGAACCCTGGCTACAATCAGTGAGTCTGAACAGGAGTATTGTCAAGAATGGGTTTCATCG GGAGCTACTGATAGACGTTAAGCTTAATGAAGGTGCTCACCGTGACTGCTGCATTATGATTAAGGAGCAATTGCCCCAAGGACTTTATGTAGATCCATATGAGCTTGCATCACTGCATGAACATAGCAATGCAAAG GTATTTGTTCAGAAGGAGATCGATATTGAAGCTCCAGCATACCTATCACCTGTGCACACAGTTATCATCTACCTCAATCCTGACCCTAGCAACCCTGGACATTTTGTCGGCACAGTCCCAGTGCACATACGGTACCATCGACCAACTGCTACAGAGGAAACCAACACACTGGTCATCCTTACGCATCCACACTTGATGATTCACTGCCAAAGAG ATAATCCAGTACAGGTAAGATGGAACCTTAGTGTGTCTGAAGATCGCTGCTCAGTGAGCAACCCCAGTGCCTATCAGTGGGTGAATATTACCTATCAGAAT GTTGTAGAAATCTTAACACTCGAGGTTCCTGTTGGGCAGAAGAAGCATGCGTTGGTTGTGACAGCTGCGACATTACTGTCTACCGTTCTGTGCTGCAGTCTACTTTTGAGAGTTGTATGGATGCATGGCCAGTTTGAATCCTAA